The Microbacterium limosum sequence AGGTGTTCACCGAGATCAGCGATGACTTCCGCGACTCGGACCTCGCGCAGGCGGAGTACGACGTGCTGCTGACCGTGACCCGCGCCCCCGGCATGACGGCGAGGCTTCGCGACGTGACGTCGCTCATGCTCGTGAGCCAGCCCTCCGTCTCGCGGCTCGTCGACCGAATGGTGGCGCGCGGCCTCGTGACCAAGTGCGCCGATCCCGAAGACGGACGCGGCGCCCTCGTGCGTGCCACGGAGAAGGGCGCGGCAGCCTTCCGCAAGGTCGCCACGCAGCACGCTCGCACGATCAGCGAGAGGATGTCGCGCCTCGACGAGGACGAGCTGCGCCAGCTGCGCGACCTGACGTCGAAGCTCCGCGGTCAGGACTGCTGAGCGGCCCCTCCGGGCGCACGGATGCCGCGGGCCGCCGTCGACCCGCGGCATCCACCCCCGGCGGGCTACTGCTCGACGGAGTGCGGCGCGTCGGCCTGCGCCGTCTCGCCCCGATTCTCGTGCGCGGTGAGGATGGGGGTGTCGGCGTCGGTCTTCACCTCGACCTTGCGAGGCTTGGCCTTCTCGCTCACGGGGATCGTGACGCTGAGAACGCCGTTGCTGTACGTCGCCGCGATGTTGTCGGTGTCGATCCCCTGACCGAGGTTGAGCTGGCGCAGGAAGCTGGCCGCTTCGCGCTCGCGGGTGATCCACTTGACGCCGTCACCGGCGGCGAGCGTGCGCTCGGCACGGATCGTCAGCAGCTGACCGTCCACGTCGATGTCGACAGAGCCGGGATCGATGCCCGGCAGGTCGGCGGTCAAGACGTAGTGGTCGCCGTCGCGGTACAGATCCATCGGCATGCGCCGCGGTCCGCGGCGGGTGTCGAACAGGCCCATCGCGAGACGGTCGAGGTCACGGAACGGGTCGTAGGTCGCCATGATTCTCTCCTTCTGTTCTCGTCCAATCTGAAGTTGAGTCACATTGACTCAACTAGTCTTAGATTAGCACTTGATGGGAGAGAGTGCTAGAGGGTGTGGCGCAGGCGAGCGGCCTCGTCCGCGGGCATCCCGTAGCCGTGCTCCGGCGCCGGGTAGGCGCCCGAGCGCACCTCGTCGGCGTACGCGGAGACGCCCGCGATCATCGCTTCGCGCAGGGCGGCATAGCGCTTGACGAACCGCGCCGGGGCGCCGTCGTGGATGCCGAGCAGATCGTGGAACACGAGCACCTGGCCGTCGGTGGCGGGGCCCGCCCCGATGCCGATGACCGGCACGTGCAAGAGCGGCACGATCGCCTCGGTGGCAGCACTCGGGATCGCCTCGAACACGATGGCGAAGCATCCCGCGTCCTGGAG is a genomic window containing:
- a CDS encoding MarR family winged helix-turn-helix transcriptional regulator; its protein translation is MTNRHLAVDAWESLFRAQHEVFTEISDDFRDSDLAQAEYDVLLTVTRAPGMTARLRDVTSLMLVSQPSVSRLVDRMVARGLVTKCADPEDGRGALVRATEKGAAAFRKVATQHARTISERMSRLDEDELRQLRDLTSKLRGQDC
- a CDS encoding Hsp20/alpha crystallin family protein, with amino-acid sequence MATYDPFRDLDRLAMGLFDTRRGPRRMPMDLYRDGDHYVLTADLPGIDPGSVDIDVDGQLLTIRAERTLAAGDGVKWITREREAASFLRQLNLGQGIDTDNIAATYSNGVLSVTIPVSEKAKPRKVEVKTDADTPILTAHENRGETAQADAPHSVEQ